The Faecalibacterium prausnitzii genome includes a window with the following:
- a CDS encoding TnpV protein has translation MNTNSRNVTYSTVGDYQLPNLTLNQPRKPLGKYGRLRRTYLMQYRPVLYNSMLLNGTLYPHLMELEQTAESRMQQTMEQLLKQDPAPDKAQNQLMWVQHMNSLKAQAEELVMTELIYS, from the coding sequence ATGAATACGAACAGCAGGAACGTGACTTACTCGACCGTCGGGGACTACCAGCTCCCGAACCTAACCCTGAACCAGCCCCGGAAGCCGCTGGGCAAGTACGGCAGGCTGCGCCGGACGTACCTGATGCAGTATCGCCCGGTACTGTACAATTCGATGCTCCTGAACGGGACGCTGTACCCGCATCTGATGGAACTGGAGCAGACAGCAGAGAGCCGGATGCAGCAGACCATGGAGCAGCTTCTGAAGCAGGACCCAGCCCCGGACAAAGCGCAGAACCAACTGATGTGGGTGCAGCACATGAACAGTCTGAAAGCGCAGGCAGAGGAACTGGTGATGACGGAGCTGATCTACAGCTAA
- a CDS encoding PF20097 family protein, translating into MKCPICGEEMLAGGLISAGISVGWVPKDEFDKKGLRRISYQEWHSIGNSSILLGQTKIPNAFLCKKYNKVIGVFDVRKTFSHYEAVTL; encoded by the coding sequence ATGAAATGTCCTATTTGTGGAGAAGAAATGCTTGCGGGAGGATTGATTTCCGCTGGTATCTCAGTTGGGTGGGTTCCAAAAGACGAGTTTGATAAAAAAGGACTTAGAAGAATTTCCTATCAGGAATGGCACAGTATTGGCAATTCCAGCATTTTATTAGGACAGACAAAGATACCAAACGCTTTTCTATGCAAAAAATACAATAAAGTCATTGGCGTGTTTGATGTTCGCAAAACATTTTCTCATTATGAAGCTGTAACTTTATAG
- a CDS encoding AAA family ATPase has protein sequence MNDLFIQGLTIDWNRVRPYNYVRQIPAISGIDTFTFHKPITFFVGENGSGKSTLLEAIAVAYGFNAEGGTKNYSFSTYNSHSELCEAMTISKGYRRPKFGYFLRAESFYNVATKEIDYSDDDHPSKGYHQKSHGESFLAIAQDYMGADGVYIFDEPEAALSPQRQLTLLINIYRCAQEGAQFIIVSHSPILLGMPDAEIFSFDNGTIHPCQYEDTDSYVITKTFVNNRQHFLNQLLNEET, from the coding sequence ATGAACGATCTGTTTATCCAAGGGCTGACCATCGACTGGAACAGAGTTCGCCCATACAATTATGTTCGTCAGATTCCTGCCATCAGTGGAATCGACACTTTTACATTCCATAAGCCCATTACGTTCTTTGTTGGCGAAAATGGAAGTGGAAAATCTACGCTTCTGGAAGCAATCGCTGTTGCTTACGGCTTCAACGCAGAGGGTGGAACGAAGAACTATTCATTTTCCACATACAACTCCCATTCGGAACTATGTGAGGCTATGACGATTTCCAAGGGGTATCGCAGACCAAAGTTCGGGTATTTTCTCCGAGCAGAGAGTTTCTATAATGTAGCCACCAAGGAAATCGACTATTCCGATGACGATCATCCCTCCAAAGGCTATCACCAAAAATCACACGGTGAAAGTTTCCTCGCCATTGCGCAGGACTACATGGGTGCAGATGGAGTCTATATTTTTGACGAGCCGGAAGCCGCTTTATCCCCGCAGCGGCAGCTCACGTTACTGATCAACATTTATCGGTGTGCCCAAGAAGGGGCGCAATTCATTATCGTATCACATTCACCCATTCTCCTCGGAATGCCTGATGCTGAGATTTTTAGCTTCGACAATGGCACGATTCATCCTTGTCAGTACGAAGATACGGACAGCTACGTTATCACCAAAACATTTGTAAATAATCGGCAGCATTTTTTGAACCAGCTTCTGAATGAAGAAACGTAA
- a CDS encoding DUF2500 domain-containing protein, which produces MFYAGFDMLFSILFPTLFLVVLGMILYTIIGNISTWNKNNHSPRLTVPATVVAKRTEVSRHHTDNTMAHTFTTYYVTFQVESGDRMELTVSGSDYGMLVEGDIGKLSFQGTRYLGFERS; this is translated from the coding sequence ATGTTTTACGCTGGATTTGATATGCTGTTCAGCATTCTGTTTCCCACCCTGTTCCTTGTGGTTTTGGGTATGATCCTATACACCATCATCGGAAATATCAGCACATGGAATAAAAACAACCATTCGCCGCGGCTGACTGTTCCGGCAACGGTTGTGGCAAAGCGCACGGAAGTTTCTCGCCACCATACAGACAATACGATGGCGCATACGTTCACAACCTATTATGTGACCTTTCAGGTAGAGAGCGGCGACCGCATGGAGCTTACCGTAAGTGGTTCGGACTACGGAATGCTTGTGGAGGGCGACATTGGAAAGCTGAGTTTTCAGGGCACCCGCTATCTTGGGTTTGAGCGGAGCTAA
- a CDS encoding DUF6054 family protein: protein MAIFEKTIRNKNFDKLLRKLEQEIPDSSWSADLEAGSDFKEGDARCSVRVFERYSMMGGNRLSLTLTMFQNGDSPIRLSAITAGGSQTVFFKVNTLGEESFLDDVKDLLEEILEE, encoded by the coding sequence ATGGCAATCTTTGAAAAGACCATCCGAAACAAGAATTTTGACAAGTTGCTTCGGAAGCTGGAACAAGAAATCCCGGACAGCAGTTGGTCGGCAGATTTAGAGGCAGGCAGTGATTTCAAAGAGGGCGATGCCCGGTGCAGTGTCCGTGTGTTTGAACGGTACAGCATGATGGGCGGCAACCGCCTGAGTCTGACACTGACCATGTTCCAGAATGGAGATAGCCCGATTCGGCTGTCTGCCATCACCGCAGGAGGCAGTCAAACGGTGTTCTTCAAGGTGAACACCCTCGGAGAAGAATCTTTTCTGGATGATGTAAAGGACCTGCTGGAAGAAATTTTGGAGGAGTGA
- a CDS encoding transposon-transfer assisting family protein produces MNFDHEELMLMMLYNTGTRLGLIHELRLMQCYLMPDETALRELSEGVIEKLKLLTDAEFAELEFPPD; encoded by the coding sequence ATGAACTTTGACCATGAAGAACTCATGCTGATGATGCTTTACAACACCGGCACCCGACTGGGGCTTATCCACGAACTGCGGCTCATGCAGTGCTACCTGATGCCGGATGAAACCGCCCTGCGGGAACTGTCCGAGGGTGTTATCGAAAAGCTGAAACTGCTGACCGATGCGGAATTTGCCGAACTGGAATTTCCCCCGGACTGA
- a CDS encoding YodL domain-containing protein, translated as MQQKWNQNFDDEPMTDIPQKFLNAGCDVYMVMQLRHDEKILDERFASMRELHRRGKTPDPEHYEVTYYADLPAMWQDVPNNEVLEELFQMFNLSRPQDFEGHSLSVSDVIALKRNGEVSVHYVDSIGFKDLQGFLDKQPERPSVLMNLKEKCDAPECNPTGSRKARTEHEL; from the coding sequence ATGCAGCAAAAATGGAACCAGAATTTTGACGATGAACCCATGACGGACATCCCGCAGAAGTTTCTGAACGCAGGGTGCGATGTTTATATGGTGATGCAGCTGCGGCATGACGAAAAAATCCTCGATGAAAGATTTGCTTCCATGCGGGAACTGCATCGTCGGGGCAAAACGCCAGACCCGGAGCATTACGAGGTCACCTACTATGCTGATCTGCCCGCCATGTGGCAGGATGTGCCGAACAACGAGGTTTTGGAAGAACTATTTCAGATGTTCAACCTCTCCCGTCCGCAGGATTTTGAGGGGCACAGCCTGTCGGTCAGCGATGTGATCGCACTTAAACGCAATGGCGAGGTGTCTGTGCATTATGTGGACAGCATCGGCTTCAAAGATTTACAGGGGTTTCTGGACAAGCAGCCGGAACGCCCTTCGGTGCTGATGAATCTCAAGGAAAAGTGCGATGCCCCGGAGTGTAACCCAACTGGAAGCCGGAAAGCGAGGACTGAACATGAACTTTGA
- a CDS encoding LPD16 domain-containing protein gives MEQIKEAVYLINDERYLHLRENGAGVGFATYNKVTGEPLESGQISEKNLPPDGQNTIPAARNWYLFELSDDDRKAIQQESVNILENIPQAGIGRRRIWEPETLPKDIRLINSHYDDLYRIPDGGVIQVDYPDGRSFTARVEHLDDYHFDMGGLGNVFHICQFAEVMERNHADFYPEIQTQDEQAAWELGGKGYLAIQSCEDGWDYTIYHSDFSVMDGGQLDAPELTIQEAREQILEAHHMEKGRRLLQDYDAVMDKVAEAEELGADHRPSTLEKLAELASDTSAPKSSARSAPEL, from the coding sequence ATGGAGCAGATAAAAGAAGCGGTCTACCTTATCAACGATGAACGCTATCTGCATCTCAGGGAAAACGGTGCAGGGGTCGGCTTTGCCACTTATAACAAGGTAACTGGCGAGCCGCTGGAAAGTGGGCAGATCTCGGAAAAGAATCTGCCGCCAGATGGACAAAACACCATCCCTGCCGCCCGGAACTGGTATCTGTTTGAACTTTCGGACGATGACCGTAAGGCCATCCAACAGGAAAGCGTAAATATCCTCGAAAACATCCCACAGGCGGGCATCGGCAGGCGGCGCATCTGGGAGCCGGAAACGCTGCCGAAGGATATTCGTCTCATCAACAGCCACTATGACGACCTCTACCGCATTCCCGATGGCGGAGTGATTCAGGTGGATTACCCGGATGGGCGCAGTTTTACGGCACGGGTGGAACATCTGGATGATTATCACTTTGACATGGGCGGTCTGGGCAATGTGTTCCACATCTGCCAGTTTGCCGAGGTCATGGAGCGGAACCATGCAGACTTCTACCCCGAAATTCAGACACAGGACGAGCAGGCCGCATGGGAACTGGGTGGCAAAGGTTATCTTGCCATCCAGTCCTGTGAGGATGGATGGGACTACACCATTTACCACAGCGATTTTTCCGTGATGGACGGCGGGCAGTTGGATGCCCCGGAACTGACCATTCAGGAAGCCCGTGAGCAGATTCTGGAAGCACACCACATGGAAAAGGGGCGGCGGCTGTTGCAGGACTACGATGCCGTCATGGATAAGGTTGCGGAAGCCGAGGAACTGGGTGCAGACCATCGCCCTTCCACACTGGAAAAGCTGGCAGAACTGGCAAGTGATACGTCTGCGCCAAAATCCTCTGCACGTTCTGCACCGGAACTGTGA
- a CDS encoding DNA topoisomerase, giving the protein MPSSNKVRKVTSENYPTDAGREGELIFRLVYQQAGCKKPFSRLWLSSMEENAIREGFAHLKPSTEYDALYNAALCRERADWMVGINASRLFSCLYGQPLAVGRVMTPVLAMTVVREAAIAAFVPEKFYTVDLELTSGCTASSRRIPEKSVAENLLEACRREMVATIQRITRKEKSENPPPLYDLTTLQRDANRLLGYSAQQTLDYVQSLYEKKLTTYPRTDSCYITDDDEEMLEVLTEELEGFFDITPEDVDEAVPRTRRTVNREKVTDHHAILPTRSMLQADLEALPKGEQNVLKLIIARTLMAVSKPFRYLETLLTTECAGEEFTAKGKEVLEEGWKAVERKVLADILNRKQELTALPNAAENECGILNAELKEGQTSPPKHFTEDTLLHAMETASADSMPEGVERQGIGTPATRAATIEKLVQKGFLERKGTKKNKVLLPTDKGKALITVMPEEIQSPEMTADWETKLLRIERSEMEPGEFMTEINTMITELVKNTEMKKGANALMKSKIIGVCPNCGKPVVEREKGWFCENRECRFVLWKDNAFFKRLGKRLDAHVADKLLRDGRVRLKDCKSAKGKTYNATVLLSCEADGRSKFSLEFEGGC; this is encoded by the coding sequence ATGCCATCGAGTAACAAAGTCAGAAAAGTCACCTCCGAGAACTATCCTACAGATGCAGGGCGTGAGGGCGAACTAATCTTCCGCCTTGTCTACCAGCAAGCGGGCTGCAAAAAGCCCTTTTCCCGCCTGTGGCTGTCCAGCATGGAGGAAAACGCCATCCGAGAGGGGTTCGCCCATCTCAAACCGTCAACTGAATACGATGCGCTGTACAACGCAGCACTTTGCCGGGAACGTGCCGACTGGATGGTCGGCATCAATGCGTCCCGGCTTTTTTCATGTCTGTACGGTCAACCTTTAGCGGTCGGTCGGGTCATGACTCCGGTGCTTGCCATGACGGTGGTGCGGGAGGCTGCGATAGCCGCTTTTGTGCCGGAAAAGTTCTACACGGTGGATCTGGAACTGACCAGCGGATGCACGGCATCCAGCCGCCGCATTCCTGAAAAATCCGTTGCAGAAAACCTGCTGGAAGCCTGTCGAAGGGAGATGGTGGCAACGATCCAGCGCATCACCCGCAAGGAAAAATCCGAGAATCCGCCGCCGCTGTACGACCTGACCACCCTTCAGCGGGACGCCAACCGCCTGCTGGGGTACAGCGCACAGCAGACGCTGGACTATGTGCAGAGCCTGTATGAGAAGAAACTTACCACTTATCCCCGGACTGATAGCTGCTATATCACCGACGATGACGAGGAAATGCTGGAGGTGCTGACCGAGGAACTGGAAGGCTTTTTTGACATTACCCCAGAAGATGTGGACGAGGCTGTACCCCGGACACGGCGCACCGTCAACCGGGAAAAAGTCACCGACCACCACGCCATCCTGCCCACCCGCAGTATGCTGCAAGCCGATCTGGAAGCGCTGCCTAAAGGCGAGCAGAACGTTCTGAAGCTCATCATCGCCCGGACGCTGATGGCAGTCAGCAAGCCCTTCCGGTATCTGGAAACCCTGCTGACCACCGAATGTGCCGGGGAGGAATTTACCGCCAAGGGCAAGGAGGTTCTGGAAGAAGGCTGGAAAGCGGTGGAACGTAAGGTGCTTGCCGACATCCTGAACCGAAAACAGGAACTCACCGCCCTGCCCAATGCGGCAGAAAACGAGTGCGGCATCCTTAACGCAGAGCTGAAGGAGGGTCAAACGTCCCCGCCGAAGCACTTTACCGAGGACACCCTGCTGCACGCTATGGAGACCGCCAGTGCGGACAGTATGCCGGAGGGCGTGGAGCGTCAGGGCATCGGTACCCCGGCAACCAGAGCCGCCACCATCGAAAAACTGGTGCAGAAGGGTTTTCTGGAACGCAAGGGCACCAAGAAAAACAAGGTGCTTCTGCCCACGGACAAGGGCAAAGCCCTCATTACTGTGATGCCCGAAGAGATCCAATCCCCGGAAATGACCGCCGATTGGGAAACGAAGCTGCTGCGTATTGAGCGCAGCGAAATGGAGCCGGGTGAATTTATGACTGAGATCAATACGATGATTACCGAACTGGTAAAGAACACGGAAATGAAAAAAGGAGCGAATGCACTTATGAAAAGCAAGATTATTGGTGTCTGTCCGAACTGTGGGAAGCCTGTCGTGGAACGTGAAAAGGGCTGGTTCTGTGAGAACAGGGAGTGCCGTTTCGTTCTGTGGAAGGACAATGCGTTCTTCAAGCGTCTGGGCAAGCGGCTGGACGCTCATGTGGCGGACAAGCTGCTGCGGGATGGTCGTGTCCGCTTGAAGGACTGCAAGAGTGCCAAGGGCAAGACCTACAATGCCACCGTGCTGCTGTCCTGTGAAGCCGATGGCCGCAGCAAGTTTTCGCTGGAATTTGAAGGTGGGTGCTGA
- a CDS encoding recombinase family protein, producing the protein MEKDKKVTALYCRLSKDDGSNSESLSIRTQKSMLMEYATRNGFGNCQYYVDDGYSGTNSDRPAFQELLDDIREGKVATVITKDQSRLGRNHIETGTYMEIFFPEHGVRYIAINDGYDSNEQSQMDIAPFRNIINEMYAKDTSRKIKSALRTRKKSGKYISSGAPFGYQKDPADHNHLVIDPNTAPVVEYIYSMAEEGLGLHRIAKRLHDEKVLKPCYYKKEMFGRFIDDEKMYDWDSAYISQVLHSPVYAGHIIYEAKPTVSMKSKKRRYIPFEERAIVPNTHEAIIPQDRWENVQRILYSRSSSFMCDKTDYDNIFKGIVRCADCGRTMLVKVEHRRKRNSVLDQTFYCCSTYRKYGAKACDSHNLEARVLHEAVFADIQAHAKAAVSNREALVKKIANQMHLRVSSDRAQHKRDLKQCKARIAEIEDLYAKLYEDVSKGLLPEKRFQMLADRYDKEQAELTEKIEQYEREGRAEHDQLDKIQDFIDEVSKYAGITELNYKILHQLIDKILVSRAEKVDGEYVQKIQIFYRFIGPLDAIE; encoded by the coding sequence ATGGAAAAGGACAAAAAAGTAACTGCTTTATACTGCCGACTGTCAAAAGATGACGGTTCAAACAGCGAAAGCCTGAGCATCCGCACTCAAAAGTCAATGCTTATGGAGTATGCCACACGCAACGGTTTCGGGAATTGCCAGTACTATGTTGATGATGGTTACAGCGGTACGAACTCTGACCGCCCTGCCTTTCAGGAACTTCTGGATGATATCCGGGAAGGAAAGGTGGCAACAGTCATTACCAAAGACCAGTCCCGACTTGGACGCAACCACATCGAAACCGGAACGTATATGGAAATCTTCTTTCCTGAACACGGTGTCCGCTATATTGCAATCAACGATGGTTATGATTCCAACGAGCAATCTCAGATGGATATTGCCCCGTTCCGAAACATCATCAATGAAATGTACGCCAAAGACACTTCCCGAAAGATCAAGAGTGCCCTTCGGACACGCAAGAAAAGTGGAAAGTATATCTCCAGCGGCGCACCGTTTGGCTACCAGAAAGACCCTGCCGACCACAATCACCTTGTGATCGACCCGAACACCGCCCCCGTTGTTGAGTATATCTATTCAATGGCAGAGGAAGGGCTGGGGCTTCACCGCATCGCCAAGCGGCTCCACGATGAAAAAGTCTTGAAGCCGTGTTACTACAAGAAAGAGATGTTTGGCCGCTTTATTGATGATGAAAAGATGTATGATTGGGACAGTGCCTATATCAGTCAGGTTCTGCACAGCCCAGTCTACGCCGGACACATCATCTACGAAGCCAAGCCCACCGTGTCCATGAAATCCAAAAAGCGGCGTTATATTCCGTTTGAAGAACGCGCTATCGTTCCGAATACACATGAAGCAATCATCCCACAAGACCGTTGGGAGAACGTGCAGCGAATCCTTTACAGCCGTTCCAGTAGTTTTATGTGCGATAAGACCGACTACGACAATATCTTCAAGGGCATCGTCCGCTGTGCAGACTGCGGCAGAACGATGTTAGTCAAGGTCGAGCACAGGCGCAAACGTAACAGTGTTCTGGATCAGACCTTTTATTGTTGCAGCACTTATCGGAAATATGGTGCGAAAGCCTGTGACTCGCATAATTTGGAAGCCCGTGTTCTGCATGAAGCTGTCTTTGCGGACATTCAGGCACACGCAAAGGCCGCTGTGAGCAATCGGGAAGCCCTTGTGAAGAAGATTGCAAATCAGATGCACCTCCGGGTGTCCTCTGACCGGGCGCAGCACAAACGGGATTTGAAGCAGTGTAAAGCACGAATCGCAGAAATCGAAGACCTGTATGCAAAACTTTATGAGGACGTATCAAAGGGACTTCTCCCGGAGAAACGTTTTCAAATGCTTGCAGATCGCTACGACAAAGAACAGGCTGAACTGACCGAGAAGATTGAGCAGTACGAGCGGGAAGGCCGTGCTGAACACGATCAGCTGGACAAGATTCAGGATTTTATTGATGAAGTCAGCAAGTACGCTGGTATCACCGAACTGAACTATAAGATTCTGCATCAGCTGATTGACAAGATTCTGGTATCCAGAGCGGAAAAGGTCGATGGCGAATACGTCCAGAAAATCCAGATTTTCTACCGCTTTATCGGCCCATTGGATGCCATCGAGTAA
- a CDS encoding replication initiator protein A — MINISEYLTTQTPLPPFLPYPRFLLELDLSQTAKMTYVLLLDRATLSQKNLWIDERGFVFVIFTICSLAEQLGRSTVSVSSALKELDAAGLIERRRTRFSSPNHIFVKIPNVE; from the coding sequence GTGATCAACATTTCAGAATATCTTACCACGCAAACTCCGCTGCCGCCGTTTCTCCCATACCCACGCTTCCTTTTGGAACTTGACCTGAGTCAGACTGCAAAAATGACTTATGTGTTGCTACTCGACCGTGCCACACTCTCGCAGAAAAATCTCTGGATAGATGAACGTGGATTCGTGTTTGTCATTTTTACGATTTGCTCTTTGGCTGAGCAGCTAGGGCGCAGCACTGTCAGTGTTTCCAGTGCGCTTAAGGAATTGGACGCTGCGGGATTGATTGAGCGCAGACGAACGCGGTTTTCTTCGCCCAATCACATCTTTGTGAAAATTCCAAATGTTGAATAG
- the mobQ gene encoding MobQ family relaxase, translated as MPCPHFKITIVKRSQGQSAVAGAAYQSGERLFSEYDQRTKFYNKKKELVHAEIMLPSYAPPGYADRATLWNAVEAVENQWNSQLARRIVLAFPVEVPKEQYLSMIKEFCQEQFVSKGMIADFAIHDKGDGNPHAHILLTLRAIDEHGKWLPKARKVYDLDENGERIRLASGNWKCHKENTVDWNDQKYAEVWRHGWETITNRYLEAAGRPERVDLRSFERQGIQQIPTVHLGPAAHQMEKRGVETFLGNLNRDIRAANSLMQSIRSAIRGLQRWIADLNEKKQILLDALEQAKEPMLSDLLVDYFNLRNEQRSDWSGKAKLKCTVRDFEEVKRAVDYLKAHSLNTIEDLDTAISNLNQTAAPLRRQLKQNENRMRAIAQIKDAAAAHAKLKPIHDTFIKKNFKLTKDAYAAQHKEELDTFNKAVRTLMKLNGSTAVDFSALDAEFSALQSGSAELRTKLETLQPDVSALKNIRKYIDMVLNKQQLSTPGGKPPEKESVLKQLEQLQQKKSNYKTISTTPNREESL; from the coding sequence ATTCCGTGTCCGCATTTCAAAATTACCATCGTCAAGCGCAGCCAAGGGCAGTCCGCTGTTGCCGGGGCCGCTTACCAAAGCGGCGAACGGCTGTTCAGCGAGTACGACCAGAGAACAAAATTCTACAACAAGAAGAAAGAGCTTGTCCACGCTGAGATCATGCTGCCATCCTATGCGCCGCCCGGATATGCAGACCGGGCGACCCTCTGGAACGCCGTAGAAGCTGTGGAGAACCAGTGGAACTCCCAGCTTGCCCGGCGCATCGTGCTGGCGTTCCCGGTGGAGGTGCCGAAGGAGCAGTATTTGTCCATGATAAAAGAGTTTTGTCAGGAGCAGTTTGTTTCCAAAGGGATGATTGCCGACTTTGCCATCCACGACAAGGGAGATGGAAACCCACACGCTCACATTCTGCTGACGCTCCGGGCAATAGATGAACACGGCAAGTGGCTCCCGAAAGCCAGAAAGGTGTACGACCTTGACGAGAACGGTGAGCGCATCCGGCTCGCTTCCGGCAACTGGAAGTGCCACAAGGAAAACACGGTGGACTGGAACGACCAGAAGTATGCCGAGGTCTGGCGGCATGGCTGGGAGACCATTACCAACCGCTATTTGGAAGCGGCTGGCCGCCCGGAACGTGTTGACCTGCGCTCCTTTGAGCGACAGGGCATCCAGCAGATACCGACCGTGCATCTCGGTCCCGCCGCACACCAGATGGAAAAGCGTGGAGTGGAAACTTTTCTCGGCAACCTGAACCGGGATATTCGCGCCGCCAATAGCCTGATGCAGTCCATCCGCAGTGCGATTCGTGGGCTGCAACGCTGGATCGCAGACCTGAATGAAAAGAAGCAGATTCTTTTGGATGCACTGGAACAAGCCAAGGAGCCAATGCTGTCCGACCTGCTGGTGGATTACTTCAACCTCCGCAACGAGCAGCGCAGCGATTGGTCTGGCAAGGCAAAACTGAAATGCACTGTCCGAGACTTTGAGGAAGTCAAACGGGCGGTGGACTATCTGAAAGCCCATTCTCTGAACACCATCGAGGATCTGGATACCGCAATTTCTAACCTGAACCAGACCGCCGCCCCTCTCCGTAGGCAGTTGAAGCAGAACGAAAACCGTATGCGGGCAATCGCCCAGATCAAGGATGCTGCCGCCGCCCATGCCAAGCTGAAGCCCATCCACGACACCTTTATCAAGAAGAACTTCAAGTTGACCAAGGACGCTTATGCCGCCCAGCACAAAGAGGAGCTGGACACCTTTAATAAAGCTGTCCGCACTCTGATGAAACTGAACGGCAGCACAGCGGTGGATTTTTCGGCATTGGATGCCGAATTTTCTGCGCTGCAATCCGGCAGCGCAGAACTGCGTACCAAACTGGAAACCTTGCAGCCGGATGTCTCTGCCCTGAAAAATATCCGCAAGTATATCGACATGGTGCTGAATAAGCAGCAGCTTTCCACACCGGGCGGCAAGCCCCCGGAGAAGGAATCGGTGCTGAAACAGCTGGAGCAGCTTCAGCAGAAAAAGTCCAACTACAAAACGATTTCTACCACCCCAAACCGCGAAGAATCGCTCTAA
- a CDS encoding DUF3847 domain-containing protein, producing MPLTQPKTDLAYLRSEKAKAEQQLRYYQHREKILEHQIPELTRKARVHRLCTRAGMLESFLIAPEELTNDQVMELLKISFRQPEVVLALAKMVHDVHERSNVQKPLE from the coding sequence ATGCCATTGACCCAACCGAAAACCGATCTCGCCTATCTCCGCAGCGAGAAAGCCAAAGCAGAACAGCAGCTGCGCTACTACCAGCACCGGGAGAAAATTCTGGAACACCAGATACCGGAGCTGACCCGCAAGGCCCGTGTGCATCGGCTGTGTACCCGTGCCGGAATGCTGGAAAGTTTTCTGATTGCGCCGGAAGAACTCACCAACGATCAGGTGATGGAGCTGCTGAAAATCTCGTTCCGCCAGCCTGAAGTCGTGCTGGCACTTGCAAAGATGGTGCATGATGTTCACGAACGCAGCAACGTCCAAAAACCTTTAGAATAA
- a CDS encoding RNA polymerase sigma factor: MTALLALYLSVLDDRNFEEDFTEVYNTYKRLVYHTAYKIMDDSYLAEDVLQEVFLYVAKNFSKIHRENCHELAAYLVSCSRSRAYDMLRKQREELLEDVPNEPDAAPVPDDAAVSTDNIERLTELIGQMKPMYRDPLRLLAMGYTNREIAKSLGLTDEVVRTRLFRGRKLLWKEMNSHE, from the coding sequence GTGACTGCGTTGCTTGCGTTATATCTAAGTGTGCTTGATGATCGAAACTTTGAAGAAGATTTTACCGAGGTGTACAATACATACAAACGGCTGGTTTACCATACCGCTTACAAAATCATGGATGATTCGTATCTGGCAGAGGATGTGCTACAAGAGGTATTTTTGTACGTTGCAAAAAATTTTTCTAAAATTCATCGAGAAAACTGTCACGAACTCGCTGCTTATCTCGTTAGTTGTAGTAGAAGCCGTGCATATGATATGCTTCGCAAACAACGAGAAGAATTGCTGGAAGATGTCCCAAACGAACCAGATGCCGCTCCGGTGCCGGATGATGCAGCAGTTAGCACCGATAACATTGAACGTCTAACAGAACTGATTGGCCAAATGAAACCGATGTACCGTGATCCGCTACGCCTTTTGGCAATGGGATATACAAACCGTGAGATTGCAAAATCGCTGGGATTAACGGATGAAGTGGTACGAACACGGCTCTTTCGAGGACGAAAACTATTATGGAAGGAGATGAACAGCCATGAGTGA